In one Oscillospiraceae bacterium genomic region, the following are encoded:
- a CDS encoding gamma-glutamylcyclotransferase, producing MTERLYFAYGSNINLEQMAIRCPAAQVVGPAVLDGYELLFRGNRRGTGVATIEPLPGSQVHGLLWKLTTECEQSLDVYEGYPRLYEKEDITVRTGDGKDVTVMAYIMTGELWRDPAIPSPAYYGGILEGYRQNGLPVPELEAALKNVHDEVRQARHFERMQEMDLFSGEKPGRKKGHHER from the coding sequence ATGACGGAACGGCTGTATTTTGCCTATGGCAGCAATATCAATTTGGAGCAGATGGCGATCCGCTGTCCTGCCGCTCAAGTGGTTGGACCTGCGGTGCTGGACGGCTATGAACTGCTGTTCCGCGGCAACCGGCGCGGGACCGGCGTCGCCACCATCGAGCCTCTGCCCGGCAGCCAGGTCCACGGCCTGCTGTGGAAACTGACGACGGAGTGTGAGCAATCCTTGGACGTCTATGAGGGATACCCGCGCCTGTACGAAAAAGAGGATATCACGGTCCGCACCGGTGACGGAAAAGACGTGACCGTCATGGCCTACATCATGACCGGGGAACTGTGGCGGGATCCCGCCATCCCTTCTCCCGCCTACTATGGCGGCATTCTGGAGGGATACCGCCAGAACGGCCTGCCGGTGCCGGAACTGGAGGCTGCGCTGAAAAATGTGCACGACGAGGTGCGGCAAGCCCGGCACTTCGAGCGCATGCAGGAAATGGATCTGTTTTCCGGCGAAAAGCCAGGCAGGAAGAAGGGCCACCATGAGCGATAA
- a CDS encoding conjugal transfer protein TraG, with product MPLNQPGRSGGLLPYLFLYIPVVWAALLIAQSLGDGLPELLTNLTAALQTPLKIRWTEHSLMSILACTGLYVMGICLYRTTQGRTRDGEEHGSAQWASPKQVNAMFCQKQNKPLTKHVRLGLDTHKHRRSLNVLVIGGSGAAKTRSYVLPNILEANTNYVITDPKMEVLTATGGYLKSQGYDVRVLNLVNLEQSDGYNPFRYIRDEKDALRLVNNLIQATTPKNSHESDPFWTKAETALLQAIILMLFQEAPESEQNFSMVMRVLEYAEVKEDDEDHVSPLDLLFSAIEREKPDSVAVRQYKVFKMAAGKTSKSILVSTAVRLAPFNLPQIRAITDHDDMDLYTLGEKKCALYAVIPDNDTTYNFLVSLLYSQVFQTLYYCADQIHHGPLPRHVHFILDEAPSVNLPGLPRELATMRSRNISCSTIIQNMAQIKEQFKDSWETIPGNSDTLLYLGGNESSTHKYISEALGKSTIDTKTHGETKGKSGSWSTNMQINGRELLTPDEVRRLDNRYAVLLIRGAGPVMDLKYDLMKHPAVRQTSLAGGPPYIHHGQNQASVISGHELFAAFSTDDANEEKENAA from the coding sequence ATGCCGCTGAATCAACCGGGCAGATCGGGAGGGCTTCTCCCGTATCTGTTTCTCTACATCCCCGTGGTCTGGGCCGCGCTCCTGATCGCCCAGTCCCTCGGGGACGGCCTGCCGGAACTGCTGACGAACCTGACCGCAGCCCTGCAGACCCCTTTGAAGATCCGCTGGACGGAACACAGCCTGATGAGCATTCTCGCCTGCACCGGCCTCTATGTCATGGGGATCTGCCTCTACCGCACCACCCAGGGCCGTACCCGCGACGGCGAGGAACACGGCTCCGCCCAGTGGGCGTCCCCCAAACAGGTCAACGCCATGTTCTGTCAAAAGCAGAATAAGCCCCTGACAAAGCATGTCCGCCTGGGGCTGGATACCCACAAGCACCGCCGGTCCCTCAACGTACTGGTCATCGGCGGCAGCGGCGCGGCCAAGACCCGCAGCTATGTGCTGCCCAACATTCTGGAGGCCAATACAAACTATGTAATCACCGACCCCAAAATGGAGGTGCTCACCGCCACCGGCGGCTACCTTAAAAGCCAGGGCTATGATGTGCGGGTGCTGAACCTCGTTAACCTGGAGCAGTCGGACGGATACAACCCCTTCCGCTATATCCGGGATGAGAAGGACGCCCTGCGGCTGGTCAACAACCTCATCCAGGCCACCACGCCCAAGAACAGCCATGAGTCGGACCCGTTCTGGACCAAGGCCGAAACGGCGCTGCTGCAGGCCATCATCCTCATGCTGTTTCAGGAGGCGCCGGAGTCCGAGCAGAACTTTTCCATGGTCATGCGGGTGCTGGAGTATGCGGAGGTAAAGGAGGACGACGAGGACCACGTCTCACCGCTGGATCTGCTGTTCAGCGCCATTGAACGGGAGAAGCCGGACAGCGTCGCCGTCCGGCAATATAAGGTCTTTAAGATGGCGGCGGGCAAGACTTCCAAGAGTATCCTTGTGTCCACCGCTGTGCGCTTGGCGCCCTTCAACCTGCCCCAGATCCGGGCCATCACGGACCACGACGATATGGATCTCTACACCCTGGGGGAGAAGAAGTGCGCCCTGTATGCCGTCATCCCGGACAATGACACCACCTACAACTTTTTGGTGAGTCTGCTCTACTCCCAGGTGTTCCAGACCCTCTACTACTGCGCCGATCAGATCCACCACGGCCCGCTGCCCCGGCACGTCCACTTCATATTGGACGAGGCACCCTCGGTCAATCTGCCGGGGCTGCCCCGTGAACTGGCAACCATGAGGTCGAGAAACATCTCCTGCAGCACCATCATCCAGAACATGGCGCAGATCAAGGAGCAGTTCAAGGACTCCTGGGAAACCATCCCCGGCAACTCGGACACCTTGCTGTACCTCGGCGGCAACGAGTCCAGCACCCACAAGTACATCTCCGAGGCCCTCGGCAAATCCACCATCGACACCAAGACCCACGGGGAAACCAAGGGCAAGTCCGGCTCCTGGTCCACCAACATGCAGATCAACGGGCGGGAGCTGCTGACGCCGGACGAGGTACGCCGGCTGGACAACCGGTACGCCGTCCTGCTCATCCGCGGCGCGGGGCCGGTGATGGACCTGAAATACGATTTGATGAAACACCCCGCGGTCCGTCAGACTTCGCTGGCCGGCGGGCCACCCTATATCCACCACGGGCAAAACCAAGCATCGGTGATCTCTGGACATGAATTGTTTGCGGCATTTTCCACCGATGACGCCAATGAAGAAAAGGAGAATGCAGCATGA
- a CDS encoding methyltransferase, translated as MSDNPQWEIIQGDALKVLSGFALGTFDAVITDPPYASGGRTQAEKNKSTAKKYSNMGDHAPPPFDGDAKDQRSWTRWAAEWLYDARKICKPGAPVCMFIDWRQLPAATDALQWAGWIWRGTAVWDKGNSRPQKGRFRQQAEYIVWGSNGDMPISRPVPCLPGVFKYGNPQDRIHLTEKPLQLMRDIVKITEPGGRILDPFAGSGTTVLAAVLEGYSATGIEVTDAYAALARGRIRQALEQGLEDVQ; from the coding sequence ATGAGCGATAACCCCCAGTGGGAAATCATCCAAGGCGACGCGCTGAAGGTGCTGTCCGGCTTTGCGCTTGGGACCTTCGACGCGGTGATCACAGACCCGCCCTACGCATCCGGCGGGCGCACCCAGGCGGAAAAGAACAAGTCCACGGCCAAGAAATACTCCAACATGGGCGACCATGCCCCGCCGCCCTTTGACGGCGACGCCAAGGATCAGCGGTCCTGGACGCGCTGGGCGGCGGAGTGGCTGTACGACGCCAGAAAAATCTGTAAGCCCGGCGCCCCGGTGTGTATGTTCATCGACTGGCGGCAGCTCCCCGCAGCTACGGACGCCCTCCAGTGGGCTGGTTGGATCTGGCGTGGCACCGCCGTCTGGGACAAGGGCAACAGCCGGCCCCAGAAAGGACGCTTCCGCCAGCAGGCGGAGTACATCGTCTGGGGATCCAACGGGGACATGCCCATTAGCCGTCCCGTGCCCTGCCTGCCCGGTGTATTCAAATACGGGAACCCGCAGGATCGCATCCACCTGACAGAAAAGCCCCTGCAGCTTATGCGGGACATCGTGAAGATCACCGAGCCGGGCGGACGGATCCTGGACCCCTTTGCCGGCAGCGGCACCACGGTGCTGGCCGCTGTGCTGGAGGGCTACTCCGCCACCGGCATCGAGGTGACAGACGCCTATGCCGCACTGGCCAGAGGCCGGATCCGTCAGGCGCTGGAACAGGGGCTGGAGGACGTCCAATGA
- a CDS encoding endonuclease, translating to MAVTKILARKGRLDVGVRYVLNGDKTEEQILTASQGCSTEHAVSRMMKTKRHYRQTDGVQYYHIIQSFKPGEATPELALEIAKEFAAEHLSGYQAVIGVHVDKEHIHAHTIFNSVNADTGEKYHSNARSYYSQIRAISDRLCREHGLSIIMEGKGEKAVSYIEWLRQSKGQPTFRAMLEADLREAIEDANDIGHFFLIMEHKGYEIKHGNRLSFRLKGQERLMIPGRKNPLFTEDGIRAAIEGNLDEIAAGARPSIVYRPRYEPYRRRHPQKYTGFMALYVHYLYLLGKAGQRQYPPKMTPHLRREIMKFESYKEQFAFLRAHGVSTAEGLQAVHTRTEETLASLMKQRTILNVRKKKRRALYDALSDAEALAPAKDCYESGMPGMEEPFTRYMDAVSTLERCGIPREQLLAEKAELYRQLADVNREIRQARKEISMCDTIERNRPQMEHDIQVAEATAKEVERDEYRRR from the coding sequence ATGGCGGTTACGAAGATCCTCGCCCGCAAGGGACGGCTGGACGTGGGGGTCCGGTATGTCCTCAATGGGGATAAAACAGAGGAACAGATCCTGACCGCCAGCCAGGGCTGCTCCACGGAGCACGCCGTCAGCCGTATGATGAAAACCAAGCGGCACTATCGTCAGACGGACGGCGTCCAGTATTATCACATCATCCAATCCTTCAAGCCCGGCGAGGCCACCCCAGAACTGGCGCTGGAGATCGCAAAGGAGTTCGCCGCAGAGCATCTGTCCGGCTACCAGGCGGTCATCGGCGTTCATGTGGACAAGGAGCATATCCACGCGCACACCATTTTCAACTCCGTAAATGCGGATACCGGCGAGAAATACCACAGCAATGCCCGCAGTTACTACAGCCAGATCCGTGCCATCTCAGACCGGCTGTGCCGGGAGCACGGCTTGTCCATCATCATGGAGGGCAAGGGAGAAAAGGCGGTCAGTTACATCGAGTGGCTGCGGCAAAGCAAGGGCCAGCCCACCTTCCGCGCCATGCTGGAGGCGGATCTCCGGGAGGCCATAGAGGACGCCAACGATATCGGCCACTTCTTCCTCATTATGGAGCATAAGGGATATGAGATCAAGCATGGGAATCGCCTCAGCTTCCGCCTCAAAGGACAGGAGCGGCTCATGATACCAGGCCGGAAGAATCCGCTTTTCACCGAGGATGGGATCCGCGCCGCCATCGAGGGGAACCTGGATGAGATCGCCGCCGGTGCTCGCCCATCCATCGTCTATCGGCCCCGGTATGAGCCGTACCGCAGGCGCCACCCGCAGAAGTACACCGGATTCATGGCCCTGTATGTCCACTACCTCTATCTGCTGGGCAAGGCCGGGCAGCGGCAGTACCCGCCGAAGATGACGCCCCATCTCAGGAGGGAGATCATGAAGTTTGAGAGCTACAAGGAGCAGTTCGCCTTCCTGCGGGCGCATGGCGTCTCCACGGCAGAGGGCCTGCAGGCCGTCCATACCCGCACAGAGGAAACGCTGGCCAGCCTGATGAAACAGCGCACCATCCTCAATGTGCGGAAGAAGAAACGGCGGGCGCTCTACGACGCCCTCTCCGACGCAGAGGCCCTCGCCCCGGCGAAGGACTGCTATGAGTCCGGCATGCCCGGCATGGAGGAACCCTTTACCCGCTACATGGACGCCGTCTCCACGCTGGAGCGGTGCGGGATCCCCAGGGAGCAGTTGCTGGCGGAAAAGGCTGAACTATACCGACAGTTGGCGGACGTCAACCGGGAGATCCGGCAGGCACGGAAAGAAATTTCCATGTGTGACACTATTGAACGAAACCGGCCCCAGATGGAACATGATATTCAGGTGGCCGAGGCCACGGCAAAGGAGGTGGAACGAGATGAATATCGGAGGCGGTGA
- the metK_1 gene encoding S-adenosylmethionine synthase codes for MKDKTILTAESVTAGHPDKLCDTIADTVLDCCLEHDPDARVACEVLATAGKFVVAGEITALTIPDIPSIVRDTVRRAGYNCRNFDVEVLIQPQSPDIAEAVQHGEQTAAGDQGIVYGYACSETENLLPLPVVLAHRLTALLACARTMGRISGLRPDGKAQVSVEYAFGVPRRISAIVLSCQHAEDKDLSRLREELLEFVIQPALRIFPADEDTEILINPSGRFVLGGIEADTGLTGRKLMVDTYGGLAPHGGGALSGKDGTKVDRSGAYMARCIAKNIVAAGLAEKCTVALAYAIGRAEPVAVDVDTHLTGTYPDELLEQAVRCFFDLTPAGMIRALQLDRPIFADACNYGHFTRASLPWELTGQAGKFAELCAELECGDDGG; via the coding sequence ATGAAAGATAAGACCATTCTGACAGCGGAGTCCGTCACGGCAGGCCACCCGGACAAACTGTGCGACACCATAGCGGACACGGTGCTGGACTGCTGCCTGGAACACGACCCCGACGCCCGCGTCGCCTGTGAAGTTCTGGCGACGGCGGGCAAATTCGTGGTGGCCGGCGAGATCACCGCGCTGACGATCCCGGATATCCCTTCCATCGTGCGCGACACGGTGCGACGGGCCGGCTACAACTGCAGGAACTTTGACGTGGAGGTCCTCATCCAGCCTCAAAGCCCAGACATCGCAGAGGCAGTACAACACGGGGAACAGACCGCAGCCGGTGATCAGGGGATCGTGTATGGCTACGCCTGCAGCGAAACGGAAAACCTCCTGCCCCTGCCAGTGGTGTTGGCCCACCGCCTGACCGCCCTGCTCGCCTGTGCGCGGACGATGGGCAGGATCAGCGGCCTGCGGCCGGACGGAAAGGCGCAGGTGTCCGTAGAGTACGCCTTCGGCGTTCCCCGGCGGATCTCCGCCATCGTCCTCTCCTGTCAGCATGCGGAGGATAAGGACCTGTCCCGGCTGCGGGAGGAACTGCTGGAGTTTGTCATTCAGCCCGCCCTCCGCATCTTCCCCGCGGATGAGGATACGGAGATCCTCATCAACCCCTCTGGCCGCTTTGTGCTGGGCGGGATCGAGGCAGACACCGGGCTGACCGGCCGCAAGCTGATGGTGGACACCTATGGAGGGCTGGCGCCCCACGGCGGTGGCGCGCTGTCCGGCAAGGACGGGACCAAAGTGGACCGCAGCGGCGCCTACATGGCCCGCTGCATCGCAAAGAACATTGTGGCCGCCGGCCTCGCGGAGAAATGCACGGTCGCCCTGGCCTATGCCATCGGACGGGCTGAGCCGGTGGCTGTGGATGTAGATACCCACCTCACCGGCACATACCCGGACGAACTGCTGGAACAGGCGGTCCGCTGTTTCTTTGACCTCACGCCCGCGGGTATGATCCGCGCCCTACAACTGGACCGGCCCATCTTCGCGGACGCCTGCAACTATGGCCACTTCACCAGGGCAAGCCTGCCGTGGGAGCTGACCGGGCAGGCTGGAAAGTTTGCGGAGTTGTGTGCAGAGCTGGAGTGCGGAGATGATGGCGGCTGA